A part of Myxococcus landrumus genomic DNA contains:
- a CDS encoding ExbD/TolR family protein — MAGGAQDNEEEITGINVTPLVDVVLVLLIIFMVTANFIVRETVEVDLPRAANGGETVQGLVNVVLDKEGKLYFDGAHVTDAELTRKVAEAVAKDKDTRAIISADQSIAYGQVMRLIDTVKGQGIAKFALNIEKDVAPAAAPATP; from the coding sequence ATGGCCGGAGGCGCGCAGGACAACGAAGAGGAAATCACGGGCATCAACGTCACGCCGCTCGTGGACGTCGTGCTGGTGCTGCTCATCATCTTCATGGTGACCGCCAACTTCATCGTCCGTGAGACGGTGGAGGTGGACCTGCCCCGCGCGGCCAACGGCGGCGAGACGGTGCAGGGCCTGGTCAACGTGGTGCTCGACAAGGAAGGGAAGCTCTACTTCGACGGCGCCCACGTGACGGACGCGGAGCTGACGCGGAAGGTGGCCGAGGCCGTCGCCAAGGACAAGGACACCCGCGCCATCATCAGCGCCGACCAGAGCATCGCGTACGGACAGGTGATGCGGCTCATCGACACGGTGAAGGGCCAGGGCATCGCCAAGTTCGCGCTCAACATCGAGAAGGACGTGGCCCCCGCGGCCGCGCCCGCCACACCCTGA
- a CDS encoding energy transducer TonB, which yields MSQAVLDDNSVIPRRDNASRVVVIFTLVSLALHGVGFWWLNRIAERPRPVAQRPVELVMVEVTKPPPPPPPEEKKEEPKPPPPKPKPVKPPPIKVAEAPKPVPPPPEQAPPPPNEPPPPTPQAKPPPLVVGMTMSSTTSAGSFAAPVGNTAYGQVAATAKDPKDVKAYSAPKYTPIYQVDSEPTVASEVKIPYPEEARRAGIEGTVTLSITIDHEGRVVAVKVLSGPGYGLNEAARDAIKRFRFKPAIKGGEPVSTEMKYSYTFLLD from the coding sequence ATGAGTCAGGCGGTCCTCGACGACAACTCCGTCATCCCCCGCAGGGACAACGCCTCGCGGGTGGTGGTCATCTTCACGCTCGTGTCGCTCGCGCTGCACGGCGTGGGATTCTGGTGGCTCAACCGCATCGCCGAGCGCCCGCGCCCCGTCGCGCAGCGCCCCGTCGAGCTGGTCATGGTGGAGGTGACGAAGCCGCCTCCACCACCTCCGCCCGAGGAGAAGAAGGAGGAGCCCAAGCCTCCGCCGCCCAAGCCCAAGCCGGTGAAGCCCCCGCCGATCAAGGTGGCCGAGGCGCCCAAGCCCGTGCCGCCTCCGCCGGAGCAGGCGCCGCCTCCGCCCAACGAGCCGCCTCCGCCCACGCCCCAGGCCAAGCCTCCGCCGCTCGTGGTGGGCATGACGATGTCCTCCACCACCAGCGCCGGCTCCTTCGCCGCGCCCGTGGGCAACACCGCCTACGGCCAGGTGGCCGCCACCGCGAAGGACCCCAAGGACGTGAAGGCGTACTCGGCGCCGAAGTACACGCCCATCTACCAGGTGGACTCGGAGCCCACCGTGGCCTCCGAGGTGAAGATTCCCTACCCGGAAGAGGCGCGGCGCGCGGGCATCGAAGGCACGGTGACGCTGTCCATCACCATCGACCATGAGGGACGCGTGGTCGCCGTCAAGGTGCTCTCCGGCCCCGGCTACGGACTCAACGAGGCCGCGCGAGACGCCATCAAGCGCTTCCGCTTCAAGCCCGCCATCAAGGGCGGCGAGCCCGTCTCCACGGAGATGAAGTACTCGTACACGTTCCTCTTGGACTGA
- a CDS encoding MotA/TolQ/ExbB proton channel family protein, translating to MTLPILLAQTGQPELGWLSSKLLGVTLTSAEWVLWILVVLSVLSIAIMLERTVYFARHRLPDSESLAVRLARGDFEAARKAVEGRTGMEAAVIREALASTSQGADTVEQVIASTMARERPQYERFLSFLGTLGNNAPFIGLFGTVLGIIKAFHDLGATNVKGAAIQQTVMAGISEALVATAVGLAVAIPAVVAFNIFNRQLKTLTSRANALGHALVGSLRAEGRTPEGR from the coding sequence ATGACGCTCCCCATCCTCCTGGCCCAGACAGGGCAACCCGAGCTCGGCTGGCTCAGCAGCAAGCTGCTCGGCGTCACGCTCACCTCCGCCGAATGGGTCCTCTGGATTCTCGTCGTCCTGTCCGTGCTCTCCATCGCCATCATGCTGGAGCGCACGGTGTACTTCGCGCGGCACCGCCTCCCGGATTCGGAGTCGCTCGCGGTGCGGCTGGCCCGGGGTGACTTCGAGGCGGCGCGCAAGGCGGTGGAAGGCCGCACCGGCATGGAGGCCGCCGTCATCCGCGAGGCCCTCGCGTCCACGTCGCAAGGCGCGGACACCGTGGAGCAGGTGATTGCCTCCACCATGGCGCGCGAGCGGCCCCAGTACGAGCGCTTCCTGTCCTTCCTCGGCACGCTGGGCAACAACGCCCCGTTCATCGGCCTGTTCGGCACGGTGCTCGGCATCATCAAGGCGTTCCATGATTTGGGCGCCACCAACGTGAAGGGCGCGGCCATCCAGCAGACCGTCATGGCGGGCATCTCGGAGGCGCTCGTCGCCACCGCCGTGGGCCTGGCCGTCGCGATTCCCGCCGTCGTCGCCTTCAACATCTTCAATCGCCAGCTCAAGACGCTCACCAGCCGCGCCAACGCCCTGGGCCACGCCCTGGTCGGCAGCCTGCGCGCCGAGGGCCGCACGCCGGAGGGCCGCTAG
- a CDS encoding PQQ-dependent sugar dehydrogenase: protein MRSSQILSTLACTLWLSFAATAHAQEATQPSEPTEAQPAPESEEATPTSLGSPFPPAFPGQTNGPVVTSRTRFQVTTIASGFNRPWAIAFLPDGRMLVTEKPTGKLYIVTQQGVKSPPVAGLPAVDGRDQGGLLDVEVAPDFATSRLIYWTYYEPRSGGNGLAVGRGRLLDGAQPRIDSLRIIFRMKPTLDSTMHAGGRLVFHPDGTLFVTLGERSILPGRVQARQLNSHFGKIVRINPDGTVPANNPFVNRTGARPEIYSLGHRNVLAAALDGQGRLWEVEMGPLGGDELNLVGAGKDYGWPTIGYGTEYSGAPIHQSGQGPGMEQPVYFWNPVISPSGMTIYSGNLFPEWKGNFFIGGLSSHALVRLVIANDRVVGEERLKPAGNGRVREVVQGPEGALYLLTDDPNGSLLKMTPQGATP, encoded by the coding sequence ATGCGTTCGAGTCAGATTCTGTCGACCCTCGCCTGCACCCTCTGGCTGTCCTTCGCCGCGACGGCACACGCCCAGGAGGCCACGCAGCCCTCCGAACCCACCGAGGCGCAGCCCGCCCCCGAGAGCGAGGAGGCCACCCCCACCTCCCTCGGGTCCCCCTTCCCGCCCGCGTTCCCGGGCCAGACGAACGGCCCCGTCGTCACCTCTCGCACGCGCTTCCAGGTCACCACCATCGCCTCGGGCTTCAATCGCCCCTGGGCCATCGCCTTCCTTCCGGATGGGCGCATGCTGGTGACGGAGAAGCCCACCGGGAAGCTCTACATCGTCACGCAGCAAGGCGTGAAGTCGCCGCCCGTCGCGGGCCTGCCCGCCGTGGATGGACGGGACCAGGGCGGTCTGCTCGACGTCGAGGTGGCGCCCGACTTCGCCACCAGCCGCCTCATCTACTGGACCTATTACGAGCCCCGCTCGGGCGGCAACGGACTCGCCGTCGGCCGAGGCCGGCTCCTGGACGGCGCGCAGCCTCGCATCGACAGCCTGCGCATCATCTTCCGCATGAAGCCCACGCTCGACTCGACGATGCACGCGGGCGGCCGGCTGGTGTTCCATCCCGACGGCACGCTGTTCGTCACGCTGGGCGAGCGCTCCATCCTCCCCGGCCGCGTCCAGGCCCGTCAGCTCAACAGCCACTTCGGCAAGATTGTCCGCATCAACCCCGACGGCACGGTGCCCGCCAACAACCCGTTCGTGAATCGCACGGGCGCACGCCCTGAAATCTATTCGCTGGGCCACCGCAACGTCCTGGCCGCCGCGCTGGATGGCCAGGGCCGCCTGTGGGAAGTCGAAATGGGCCCGCTGGGCGGCGACGAGCTCAACCTCGTCGGCGCGGGCAAGGACTACGGCTGGCCCACCATCGGCTACGGCACGGAGTACTCCGGCGCCCCCATCCATCAGAGCGGCCAGGGACCGGGCATGGAGCAACCCGTTTACTTCTGGAATCCAGTGATTTCTCCGTCGGGGATGACCATCTACTCCGGCAACCTGTTCCCCGAATGGAAGGGCAACTTCTTCATCGGGGGCCTGTCCAGCCACGCGCTGGTGCGGCTCGTCATCGCGAATGACCGCGTCGTCGGGGAGGAGCGGCTCAAGCCCGCGGGGAACGGACGGGTCCGCGAGGTCGTCCAAGGCCCCGAGGGCGCCCTCTACCTGCTCACCGACGACCCCAATGGAAGCCTGCTCAAGATGACGCCCCAGGGCGCCACCCCGTAG